One stretch of Bosea vaviloviae DNA includes these proteins:
- a CDS encoding error-prone DNA polymerase, producing MNQPLNAYAELVAATNFSFLRGASPGPNLVLSALLLGHAGIGIADRNTVAGVVRAFSALAYLREHGLPEPEKIREGGSPGEFIWVENPTFADLPFTGPRLQSMARAFKLAVGSRLVFADGTPDIVVYPANRAGWGRLCRLLSQGNLKARKGDCILHLDDLLSDARDLLLIVIPGKRHDALPALLARLDEAAPGAVWLAASMHRKGDDRRRLARLKSIAAATRTPLLATNDVLYDAPEQRDLQDLLTCIREGVAIDQAGRLLEANAERHLKAGQEMARLFRDAPDAIAETRHLLGRIEFDLGELTYEYPDEPVQPGWTAQGWLTELVRKRSQMRYPDGVPAKVQALLDQELVLIGKLEYARYFLTIRQIVEFADSRGILCQGRGSAANSAVCYVLGITAVDPAENDVLFARFISEERREPPDIDVDFEHERREEVIQWIYGKYGRHRAGIAATVIRYRPRSAIRDVGKALGLTEDVTARLADTQWGSWGTEIGDNHVRQAGLDPTNPTILRAVGFALRLLGFPRHLSQHVGGFVLARGRLDEMVPIGNAAMDDRTFIEWNKDDIDALRLMKVDVLALGMLTCIRKAFDLLREHEGKDLGLADVPNDDEATYDMLCEGKSLGVFQVESRAQMNMLPRLKPRVFYDLVIQVAIVRPGPIQGNMVHPYLKRRAGLEEVVYPSPSPEHGLPDELVEVLKKTCGVPLFQEQAMKLAMVAAKFSDPEANRLRRAMATFRNLGTIGQFEEMMVGRMVARGYERDFAQRCFDQIKGFGSYGFPESHAASFAKLVYISSWLKCHHPAIFACALLNSQPMGFYAPAQIVREAQENGGVEARAIDVNFSGWDNGLERQSAVGSGQSKETNPMSFPTTADCLLPTAPYTFALRLGFRQIDGFQEEWGLRITKARGEGYADVENLARRARLPARAMRLLADADAFRSLGLDRREALWAVRRLPDDETLPLFAAVQAHELGEEPAMALPVMPLPEHIVADYQTARLSLKGHPMGMLRPLFRREGVLSCAQTEAKPDAAWARTAGVVLVRQRPGKGNAVFITLEDETGITNVVLWARLFERFRREVMGARLLLVEGRVQKSPEGVTHLMAQRVIDRTADLLSLSDTHRTESAATLTDELLPPQIPRGRHPRNVRILPKSRDFH from the coding sequence ATGAATCAACCTCTGAACGCTTACGCGGAACTCGTTGCTGCAACGAACTTTTCCTTCCTGCGCGGCGCCTCGCCCGGTCCCAATCTGGTGCTGAGCGCCCTGCTGCTCGGCCATGCCGGCATCGGCATCGCCGACCGCAACACGGTCGCGGGCGTGGTGCGCGCCTTCAGTGCCCTTGCCTATCTGCGCGAGCATGGTTTGCCGGAGCCCGAGAAGATCCGCGAAGGCGGCAGCCCGGGCGAATTTATCTGGGTCGAGAACCCGACCTTCGCCGATCTGCCCTTCACCGGACCGCGGCTCCAGAGCATGGCCAGGGCCTTCAAGCTCGCGGTCGGCAGCCGGCTCGTCTTCGCCGACGGCACGCCCGACATCGTCGTCTACCCCGCCAATCGCGCCGGCTGGGGAAGGCTCTGCCGCCTGCTCAGCCAGGGCAATCTGAAGGCACGGAAGGGCGACTGCATCCTGCATCTCGACGATCTGCTCTCGGATGCGCGCGACCTGCTGCTCATCGTCATTCCGGGCAAGCGCCATGACGCTCTGCCCGCGCTGCTCGCCCGCCTGGACGAGGCCGCGCCCGGCGCGGTCTGGCTGGCGGCCAGCATGCATCGCAAGGGCGACGATCGCCGCCGTCTCGCCCGGTTGAAGTCGATTGCGGCTGCGACCCGCACGCCGCTGCTGGCCACCAATGACGTGCTCTACGATGCCCCCGAGCAGCGCGATCTGCAGGACCTGCTGACCTGCATCCGCGAGGGCGTCGCTATCGACCAGGCGGGCCGCTTGCTCGAGGCCAATGCCGAGCGTCATCTCAAGGCCGGGCAGGAGATGGCGCGGCTTTTCCGCGATGCGCCCGATGCGATCGCGGAGACGCGCCATCTGCTCGGCCGCATCGAGTTCGACCTGGGCGAGCTCACCTATGAATATCCCGACGAGCCGGTGCAGCCGGGCTGGACGGCGCAGGGCTGGCTTACGGAGCTGGTCCGCAAGCGCTCGCAGATGCGCTATCCCGATGGCGTGCCCGCGAAGGTGCAGGCGCTGCTCGACCAGGAACTCGTCCTGATCGGGAAGCTCGAATATGCCCGCTATTTCCTGACAATCCGCCAGATCGTCGAATTCGCCGACAGCCGGGGCATCCTCTGCCAGGGCAGGGGCTCGGCCGCCAATTCCGCCGTCTGCTATGTGCTCGGCATCACGGCGGTCGATCCGGCCGAGAACGACGTGCTCTTCGCCCGTTTTATCTCCGAGGAGCGCCGCGAGCCCCCCGATATCGATGTCGATTTCGAGCATGAGCGGCGCGAGGAGGTGATCCAGTGGATCTACGGGAAATACGGCCGCCACCGCGCCGGCATCGCCGCGACCGTGATCCGTTACCGGCCGCGCAGCGCCATCCGCGATGTCGGCAAGGCGCTGGGCCTGACCGAGGATGTCACCGCCCGGCTCGCCGACACGCAATGGGGTAGCTGGGGCACCGAGATCGGCGACAATCATGTCCGCCAGGCCGGGCTCGATCCGACGAACCCGACGATCCTGCGCGCGGTCGGCTTCGCGCTCAGGCTGCTCGGCTTCCCGCGCCATCTCTCGCAGCATGTCGGCGGCTTCGTGCTGGCGCGCGGCCGCCTCGACGAGATGGTGCCGATCGGCAATGCCGCGATGGACGACCGCACCTTCATCGAATGGAACAAGGACGACATCGACGCGCTGCGCCTGATGAAGGTCGATGTGCTGGCGCTCGGTATGCTGACCTGCATCCGAAAAGCCTTCGACCTGCTGCGCGAGCATGAGGGCAAGGATTTGGGGCTGGCCGATGTCCCCAATGACGACGAAGCGACCTACGACATGCTCTGCGAGGGCAAGTCGCTCGGCGTCTTCCAGGTCGAGAGCCGGGCGCAGATGAATATGCTGCCGCGTCTGAAGCCGCGCGTCTTCTACGATCTCGTCATCCAGGTCGCGATCGTCCGGCCGGGCCCGATCCAGGGCAACATGGTCCACCCCTATCTCAAGCGACGGGCTGGGCTGGAAGAGGTGGTCTATCCTTCACCGTCGCCCGAGCATGGCCTGCCCGACGAACTCGTCGAAGTGCTCAAGAAGACCTGCGGCGTGCCGCTCTTTCAAGAGCAGGCGATGAAGCTCGCCATGGTGGCGGCGAAATTCAGCGATCCCGAGGCCAACCGCCTGCGCCGCGCCATGGCGACCTTCCGCAATCTCGGCACGATCGGTCAGTTCGAGGAGATGATGGTCGGGCGCATGGTCGCGCGCGGCTATGAGCGCGATTTCGCCCAGCGCTGCTTCGACCAGATCAAGGGCTTCGGCAGTTACGGCTTTCCCGAGAGCCACGCCGCCTCCTTCGCCAAGCTGGTCTACATTTCCTCCTGGCTGAAATGCCACCACCCCGCGATCTTCGCCTGCGCGCTGCTGAATTCGCAGCCGATGGGGTTTTACGCGCCGGCGCAGATCGTCCGCGAGGCGCAGGAGAATGGCGGCGTGGAGGCGCGCGCCATCGACGTGAACTTCAGTGGCTGGGACAACGGGTTGGAGCGGCAATCGGCAGTCGGCAGTGGGCAGTCGAAAGAAACGAACCCGATGTCGTTCCCAACTACTGCCGACTGCCTACTGCCGACTGCCCCTTACACCTTCGCGCTCCGCCTCGGCTTCCGCCAGATCGACGGCTTCCAGGAGGAATGGGGATTGCGCATCACCAAGGCCCGCGGCGAAGGCTATGCCGACGTCGAAAACCTCGCCCGCCGCGCCAGGTTGCCGGCCCGCGCCATGCGCCTGCTCGCCGATGCCGACGCCTTCCGCTCGCTCGGGCTCGACCGACGCGAGGCGCTCTGGGCCGTGCGCCGCCTGCCCGATGACGAGACGCTTCCCCTGTTCGCCGCAGTGCAGGCGCATGAGCTGGGCGAAGAGCCCGCCATGGCGCTGCCCGTCATGCCGTTGCCCGAGCACATCGTCGCCGACTACCAGACGGCGCGCCTCTCGCTGAAGGGCCATCCGATGGGCATGCTGCGGCCGCTCTTCAGGCGGGAGGGCGTGCTGAGCTGCGCGCAGACCGAGGCGAAGCCGGACGCCGCCTGGGCGCGCACCGCCGGCGTCGTGCTGGTGCGCCAGCGCCCGGGCAAGGGCAACGCCGTCTTCATCACGCTGGAGGATGAGACCGGCATCACCAATGTCGTGCTTTGGGCGCGGCTGTTCGAGCGCTTTCGCCGCGAGGTCATGGGCGCGCGGCTGCTGCTGGTCGAGGGCCGGGTGCAGAAGAGCCCGGAAGGCGTGACGCATCTGATGGCGCAGCGCGTGATCGACCGCACCGCCGACCTACTGAGCCTCTCGGATACGCATCGCACTGAGAGCGCCGCAACACTGACCGACGAACTTCTGCCCCCGCAAATTCCGCGCGGCCGCCATCCGCGCAATGTCCGCATCCTGCCGAAATCGCGGGATTTCCATTAA
- a CDS encoding ABC transporter substrate-binding protein, translated as MIRSALALSFAAGLLLAAQSASAQGTLRIGMTASDIPLTTGQTDQGGEGMRFMGYTVYDGLINWDLSKADKASDLVPGLATSWAVDAADKTKWTFVLREGAKFHDGSEFTADAVVWNLDKLLKNDAPQFDQRQAAQGRSRIPAVGTYKVIDKYKVEIVTKTPDATLPYQIAWIMMSSPAQWEKLGKSWDAFAKTPSGTGPWQLTAFQPRERAELSPFPGYWDKARVPKLDKLVLLPLPEPNARAAALRAGQVDWIEAPSPDLVPSLKSAGFQIVTNAYPHNWTWHLSRAEGSPWNDIRIRKAANLAVDREGLKELLGGMMIPAEGFYPPGHQWFGNPSFKLKYDPEAAKKLLAEAGYSPAKPVQTKILIAPSGSGQMQPLPMNEFVQQNLAEVGIKIDFEVVEWNTLINIWRAGAKHESSRQATGMNYTYFIQDPFTGLIRHLQCNLQPPAGTNWGYYCDPAMDKLFEQVRNTFDPAEQTKVLQKIHEKYVDEALFLMVTHDVNPRALSPKVKGFIQAQNWFQDFSPISMAK; from the coding sequence ATGATCCGTTCCGCTCTCGCCTTGTCTTTTGCCGCAGGGCTCCTGCTCGCGGCGCAATCGGCTTCCGCCCAGGGCACGCTGCGGATCGGCATGACGGCCTCCGACATCCCGCTGACCACCGGCCAGACCGACCAGGGCGGCGAGGGCATGCGCTTCATGGGCTATACGGTCTATGACGGGCTGATCAACTGGGACCTGAGCAAAGCCGACAAGGCCTCCGATCTCGTGCCCGGCCTCGCCACGAGCTGGGCCGTCGATGCCGCCGACAAGACCAAATGGACCTTCGTGCTGCGCGAGGGCGCGAAGTTCCATGACGGCTCGGAATTCACCGCCGACGCCGTTGTCTGGAACCTCGACAAGCTCCTGAAGAACGACGCTCCGCAATTCGACCAGCGCCAGGCTGCGCAGGGCCGTTCGCGCATCCCGGCTGTCGGCACCTACAAGGTGATCGACAAATACAAAGTCGAGATCGTCACCAAGACGCCCGATGCGACGCTGCCCTATCAGATCGCCTGGATCATGATGTCCTCGCCGGCGCAATGGGAGAAGCTCGGCAAGAGCTGGGACGCCTTCGCCAAGACGCCTTCGGGCACCGGCCCCTGGCAGCTCACCGCCTTCCAGCCGCGCGAGCGCGCCGAGCTTTCGCCGTTCCCCGGCTATTGGGACAAGGCGCGTGTGCCCAAGCTCGACAAGCTCGTGCTGCTGCCGCTGCCGGAGCCCAATGCCCGCGCCGCCGCCCTGAGGGCGGGGCAGGTCGACTGGATCGAGGCGCCGTCGCCCGATCTCGTGCCCTCGCTCAAGAGCGCCGGCTTCCAGATCGTCACCAATGCCTATCCGCATAACTGGACCTGGCATCTCTCCCGCGCCGAAGGCTCGCCCTGGAACGACATCCGCATCCGCAAGGCGGCCAATCTGGCGGTCGACCGCGAGGGGCTGAAGGAATTGCTCGGCGGCATGATGATCCCGGCCGAGGGCTTCTATCCGCCCGGCCATCAATGGTTCGGCAATCCCAGCTTCAAGCTGAAATACGATCCCGAGGCGGCCAAGAAGCTGCTCGCCGAGGCCGGCTATTCGCCTGCCAAGCCCGTGCAGACCAAGATCCTGATCGCGCCCTCTGGCTCCGGCCAGATGCAGCCCTTGCCGATGAACGAGTTCGTCCAGCAGAACCTCGCCGAGGTCGGCATCAAGATCGATTTCGAAGTCGTCGAATGGAACACGCTGATCAACATCTGGCGCGCCGGCGCCAAGCATGAATCCTCGCGCCAGGCGACGGGCATGAACTACACATATTTCATCCAGGATCCATTCACCGGCCTGATTCGGCATCTGCAGTGCAATCTGCAGCCGCCGGCGGGCACCAATTGGGGCTATTACTGCGACCCCGCGATGGACAAGCTCTTCGAGCAGGTCCGCAACACCTTCGACCCGGCCGAGCAAACCAAGGTGCTGCAGAAGATCCATGAGAAATATGTCGATGAAGCGCTGTTCCTGATGGTGACGCATGACGTCAACCCGCGCGCCCTGAGCCCCAAGGTGAAGGGCTTCATTCAGGCCCAGAACTGGTTCCAGGACTTCTCGCCGATCTCGATGGCGAAGTGA
- a CDS encoding ABC transporter ATP-binding protein — protein sequence MNTRDVVLEHVSIRFGNYRAVENAHLAIKGGEFFSFLGPSGCGKTTLLRCISGFVQPSEGRVLIGGKDMRNVGPNKRPTALIFQNLALFPLLSVAENIAFPLEVRGVGRKDRRKRADELLEMIALPGTGDKKVHELSGGQRQRVAIARALAAEPDILLLDEPLSALDLKLRQHMRTELRAIQQRVGLTFIYITHDQGEALTMSDQVAVMNAGVVEQVGDPQTIYNRPKTPFVASFVGETNAIPGAVMSQQGALVTLDTALGPLTGQSAGGRDYQAGERCTLFVRPEQLALADATPATNAIAAKRVNEEFEGSIRTLYLSANGLDLRLYRMNADTSGPELATDGAASVWFRPEHATVLPVDPSRSG from the coding sequence ATGAACACCAGGGACGTCGTCCTCGAACACGTATCGATCCGCTTCGGAAACTACAGGGCCGTCGAGAACGCCCATCTCGCGATCAAGGGCGGCGAATTTTTCTCGTTCCTCGGGCCGTCGGGCTGCGGCAAGACCACCTTGCTGCGCTGCATCTCGGGCTTCGTCCAGCCGAGCGAGGGTCGCGTGCTGATCGGCGGCAAGGATATGAGGAATGTCGGCCCCAACAAGCGGCCGACCGCGTTGATCTTCCAGAATCTCGCGCTTTTTCCCCTGCTCTCGGTCGCCGAGAACATCGCCTTTCCGCTCGAGGTGCGTGGCGTCGGGCGGAAAGACCGCCGCAAGCGCGCCGATGAATTGCTCGAGATGATCGCGCTGCCCGGCACCGGCGACAAGAAGGTGCATGAGCTCTCGGGCGGCCAGCGCCAGCGTGTCGCGATCGCCCGCGCGCTTGCAGCCGAGCCCGACATCCTGTTGCTCGACGAACCGCTCTCGGCGCTCGACCTCAAGCTGCGCCAGCATATGCGCACCGAATTGCGCGCCATCCAGCAGCGCGTCGGCCTGACCTTCATCTACATCACTCATGACCAGGGCGAGGCCCTGACCATGTCGGACCAGGTGGCGGTGATGAATGCCGGTGTGGTCGAGCAGGTCGGCGATCCGCAGACGATCTACAACCGGCCCAAAACCCCTTTCGTTGCGTCATTCGTCGGCGAGACCAATGCGATTCCCGGCGCCGTCATGAGCCAGCAGGGCGCATTGGTGACGCTCGACACTGCGCTCGGCCCGCTGACCGGGCAGTCGGCGGGCGGACGCGACTATCAGGCCGGCGAGCGTTGCACCTTGTTCGTCAGGCCCGAGCAGCTCGCCCTTGCCGATGCGACCCCCGCGACGAATGCGATCGCCGCCAAGCGCGTCAACGAGGAGTTCGAGGGTTCTATCCGCACGCTCTACCTCAGCGCCAACGGGCTCGATCTCAGGCTTTACCGCATGAATGCCGATACCTCCGGGCCGGAGCTCGCAACTGACGGCGCGGCCAGCGTCTGGTTCCGCCCCGAGCATGCGACGGTTCTTCCCGTCGATCCGTCGCGGAGCGGCTGA
- a CDS encoding ABC transporter permease yields MTTRGMGGGLFAFSYALLFFLFLFGPLIIMVITAFNSSAFPRVVPWECFTTDWFGVLVRNERLMSGLWTSLAIGIAVVAIAVPFGLAGALALADIGPRLRAGLYAVLITPILIPGVVLGISTIVFWSFVGRGVGASYDTVFYNGFFLTLLGQVAFIASYAMLVLNARLQRFDPTLTEAALDLGATPGQAFRKILLPFMKPALGSAAFITFLASFENYNTTVFTILSGNTFTTALASKVRLGTDPSLSALAVIIIAVTLIGAMVSEAHTRRQELLRSGKAGQSRLYANPLSRLLTHPGAILVLLVGVTGFIAWSASRVDADFCRAAILQEKQQVQERLMQEQRNRIQQQAPAQPAMPSPSNNPSPFGGAFNPNSLAPPAQPAPPAAPPPSNNPSPFGGAFNPNSLAPKQ; encoded by the coding sequence ATGACGACGCGTGGCATGGGCGGCGGCCTCTTCGCATTCAGCTACGCGCTGTTGTTCTTCCTGTTCCTGTTCGGCCCGCTGATCATCATGGTGATCACGGCCTTCAACTCCTCGGCCTTCCCCAGGGTGGTGCCGTGGGAGTGCTTCACCACCGACTGGTTCGGTGTGCTGGTGCGCAATGAGCGATTGATGAGCGGGCTGTGGACCAGCCTCGCGATCGGCATCGCGGTGGTCGCGATCGCGGTGCCGTTCGGGCTGGCGGGCGCGCTTGCTCTCGCCGATATCGGCCCGCGTCTGCGGGCCGGGCTCTATGCCGTGCTGATCACGCCGATCCTGATCCCCGGCGTCGTGCTCGGCATCTCGACCATCGTCTTCTGGAGTTTTGTCGGGCGCGGGGTCGGCGCCAGCTACGATACGGTCTTCTACAACGGCTTCTTCCTGACGCTGCTCGGGCAGGTCGCCTTCATCGCCTCCTATGCCATGCTGGTCCTCAACGCCCGGCTTCAGCGCTTCGATCCGACGCTGACCGAAGCCGCGCTCGATCTCGGCGCGACGCCGGGCCAGGCCTTCCGCAAGATCCTGCTGCCCTTCATGAAGCCGGCGCTCGGCTCGGCCGCCTTCATCACCTTCCTGGCCTCGTTCGAGAACTACAACACCACCGTCTTCACCATCCTGTCGGGCAACACCTTCACCACGGCGCTGGCCTCGAAGGTCAGGCTCGGCACCGACCCTTCGCTCTCGGCGCTCGCCGTCATCATCATCGCGGTGACGCTGATCGGGGCTATGGTCAGCGAGGCCCATACCCGTCGCCAGGAGCTTCTGCGCAGCGGCAAGGCCGGCCAGTCCCGGCTCTACGCCAACCCGCTCTCGCGCCTGCTGACGCATCCGGGCGCGATCCTCGTTCTGCTCGTCGGCGTGACGGGCTTCATCGCCTGGTCGGCAAGCCGCGTCGACGCGGATTTCTGCCGCGCCGCGATCCTGCAGGAGAAGCAGCAAGTGCAGGAAAGGCTGATGCAGGAGCAGCGCAACCGCATCCAGCAGCAGGCCCCGGCGCAGCCGGCAATGCCGTCGCCCTCCAACAACCCGTCACCCTTCGGCGGCGCGTTCAATCCGAATTCGCTGGCGCCGCCGGCCCAGCCTGCGCCTCCCGCCGCGCCGCCGCCGTCGAACAATCCCTCGCCCTTCGGTGGAGCCTTCAACCCGAACTCGCTTGCCCCCAAGCAATGA
- a CDS encoding Y-family DNA polymerase — MPRRYLALWFPFLPTDRLRRERGVPASGGRGESPLVVVETVRNALRLVDCDQNAVRLGLTRGLTLADARARIPDLIVIEAEPQADQRLIERLAAFCDRFTPLVALDPPHGLLLDITGCTHLFGGEAALRAMIAERLRAGGLHQRSAIAGTPEAAHALSRFGAGGIVPPGEDEAMIRPLPVAALEIGAETVIALSRAGLKSVGDLAERPSMVLSARFGEDLAIRLRRTLGREDVRITPLRPAPTCMVERHFAEPLLDMQGLEAVVTRLIAEATRLLEQRGEGGRAFEVSLFRTDGAVRRLGIETGRPSRDADAILRLYRERIDTLADPLDPGFGFDAIRLAIPACEPLNTHQPSLDGRAVEDEAVAELLDRLVTRFGRDRVLRFAARDTHDPRREARAVPVAASASAIAWPMPEPNEPPTRPLQLFEPPQPIETLAEVPDGPPLRFRWRRVLHEIARAEGPERIAPEWWRDGPAEPARDYYRVEDAQGRRFWLFRAGLYERENEMPRWFLHGLFA; from the coding sequence ATGCCGCGCCGCTATCTCGCCCTCTGGTTCCCCTTCCTGCCGACGGACCGGCTGCGGAGGGAGCGCGGGGTCCCGGCTTCCGGCGGGCGGGGTGAATCGCCGCTGGTCGTGGTCGAGACGGTGCGCAACGCGCTCCGGCTGGTCGATTGCGACCAGAACGCCGTCAGGCTCGGGCTCACGCGAGGGCTGACGCTCGCCGATGCGCGCGCCCGGATTCCGGACCTCATCGTGATCGAGGCCGAGCCGCAGGCCGATCAGCGCCTGATCGAGCGGCTGGCCGCCTTCTGCGACCGCTTCACGCCGCTAGTAGCACTCGACCCGCCTCATGGCCTGCTGCTCGACATCACCGGCTGCACCCATCTCTTCGGCGGCGAGGCGGCGCTTCGGGCCATGATCGCCGAACGGTTGCGGGCAGGCGGGCTCCATCAGCGCAGCGCGATCGCCGGAACGCCGGAGGCGGCGCATGCGCTCTCCCGTTTCGGCGCGGGCGGCATCGTGCCGCCAGGCGAAGACGAGGCCATGATCCGCCCGTTGCCGGTCGCGGCATTGGAGATCGGCGCCGAGACCGTCATCGCCTTGTCCCGGGCCGGGCTGAAATCGGTGGGTGACCTGGCCGAGCGGCCCTCCATGGTCCTGTCCGCCCGTTTCGGCGAGGATCTGGCGATCCGGCTCAGGCGTACGCTGGGCCGGGAGGATGTCCGGATCACGCCGCTGCGCCCGGCACCCACTTGCATGGTCGAGCGGCATTTCGCCGAGCCCCTGCTGGACATGCAGGGGCTGGAGGCGGTGGTGACGCGATTGATCGCGGAGGCTACCCGCCTGTTGGAGCAGCGTGGCGAGGGTGGGCGCGCCTTCGAGGTCAGCCTCTTCCGTACGGACGGCGCGGTCAGGCGGTTGGGCATCGAGACCGGCCGGCCCTCGCGCGACGCCGACGCGATCCTCAGGCTCTACCGCGAACGCATCGACACGCTGGCGGACCCGCTTGACCCGGGCTTCGGCTTCGACGCGATCCGCCTCGCCATCCCGGCCTGCGAGCCGCTGAACACGCATCAGCCCAGCCTGGACGGGCGCGCCGTCGAGGACGAGGCGGTGGCCGAGCTCCTCGACCGCCTGGTCACCCGTTTCGGCCGCGACCGTGTGCTGCGGTTTGCCGCGCGGGACACGCATGACCCGCGTCGTGAGGCGAGGGCGGTTCCGGTCGCCGCGTCCGCGTCAGCGATCGCCTGGCCCATGCCCGAACCCAACGAGCCGCCGACGCGTCCGCTCCAGCTCTTCGAGCCGCCGCAGCCGATCGAGACCTTGGCCGAGGTGCCGGACGGGCCGCCCTTGCGTTTCCGCTGGCGGCGCGTGCTGCACGAGATCGCCCGCGCCGAGGGGCCAGAGCGCATCGCGCCGGAATGGTGGCGCGACGGGCCAGCCGAGCCGGCGCGCGACTATTACCGTGTCGAGGACGCGCAAGGGCGCCGCTTCTGGCTCTTCCGCGCCGGGCTCTATGAGCGCGAGAACGAGATGCCGCGCTGGTTCCTGCACGGGCTTTTCGCGTGA
- a CDS encoding ABC transporter permease, which translates to MAALRQLWSTITDRHGLGVAVFIGVAVLFWVLVLIVLPQLAMFDVSLRHNLPRPEIGGPADVYTLKNYSYFLFGNGALNTLDIGVLVKTLIAAVIVTLLDIVICYPIAFILAHSATGVAARMMVIGLIVPFWINDILRAFAFRILFGATGVINGIGQALGLWSSPIDFIRADVALYAGLAYTYTLLMVFSIYNAVETLDRNQIEAARDMGASWWRVHWRVVLPVAKPGIASGATMVFMLTAGALAAPQILGGPSNLWFTQIIYQWFNDAGDWQRGSAYATILLGVCLAFVFLMMRVFKVSIGAIGR; encoded by the coding sequence ATGGCAGCGCTTCGTCAACTCTGGAGCACCATCACTGACCGGCACGGGCTGGGCGTCGCGGTCTTCATCGGCGTCGCGGTGCTGTTCTGGGTGCTGGTCCTGATCGTGCTGCCGCAGCTGGCGATGTTCGACGTCTCGCTGCGCCACAACCTGCCGCGACCCGAGATTGGCGGGCCGGCCGATGTCTACACCTTGAAGAACTACAGTTATTTCCTGTTCGGCAATGGCGCGCTGAACACGCTCGACATCGGCGTGCTGGTCAAGACCTTGATCGCCGCCGTCATCGTCACCCTGCTCGACATCGTCATCTGCTACCCGATCGCCTTCATCCTCGCCCATTCCGCCACCGGCGTCGCGGCGCGGATGATGGTCATCGGCCTGATCGTGCCCTTCTGGATCAACGACATCCTGCGCGCCTTCGCCTTCCGCATCCTGTTCGGAGCGACAGGCGTCATCAACGGCATCGGCCAGGCGCTGGGCCTGTGGTCGAGCCCGATCGACTTCATCCGGGCCGATGTCGCGCTCTATGCCGGGCTTGCCTACACCTACACCTTGCTGATGGTGTTCTCGATCTACAACGCGGTCGAGACGCTCGACCGTAACCAGATCGAGGCGGCGCGCGACATGGGCGCAAGCTGGTGGCGGGTGCATTGGCGCGTGGTGCTGCCGGTCGCCAAGCCCGGCATCGCATCCGGCGCGACCATGGTCTTCATGCTGACGGCGGGCGCGCTGGCGGCCCCGCAGATCCTCGGCGGGCCGTCGAACCTCTGGTTCACCCAGATCATCTATCAATGGTTCAACGATGCCGGCGACTGGCAGCGCGGTTCCGCCTACGCCACCATCCTGCTCGGCGTCTGCCTCGCCTTCGTCTTCCTGATGATGCGCGTCTTCAAGGTCTCGATCGGAGCGATCGGGCGATGA
- a CDS encoding ImuA family protein yields MNPNPAPLALADLRRSLAEAALRTAPAAVGRVSFGAPALDEPLGGGIARAALHEVYAPGTADLAAATGFAVGLTIRAAQMRPVLWVRQDVLDAETGRLHPPGLAELGLDPARILLVRARDAQDVLRAGAEAARCSALGAVLIEPWGEPRLFDLTASRRLALAAEGAGVTTVLLRASARQDASAARTRWLVRALPSRALEANAPGDPAFSLRLLRDRGGLGEREWRVEWNRDRQSFHERAAFQERPAFHERAGSQGRAQDAAPLSRPLVPLPADGPAAEGARGPGFRRAG; encoded by the coding sequence ATGAACCCGAACCCCGCCCCTCTCGCCCTAGCCGATCTGCGGCGCAGCCTTGCCGAAGCGGCGCTGCGCACCGCGCCGGCTGCGGTCGGGCGTGTGAGCTTCGGAGCGCCTGCTCTTGATGAGCCGCTGGGTGGAGGCATCGCGCGCGCGGCGCTGCATGAGGTTTACGCGCCGGGAACGGCGGACCTCGCTGCGGCGACGGGTTTTGCCGTGGGGCTGACGATCCGGGCGGCGCAGATGCGCCCGGTCCTCTGGGTCAGGCAGGATGTTCTCGATGCCGAGACCGGGCGTTTGCACCCGCCGGGGCTGGCCGAGCTCGGTCTCGACCCGGCGCGCATCCTTCTGGTGCGGGCGCGCGATGCGCAGGACGTGCTGCGGGCCGGCGCGGAGGCCGCGCGCTGTTCGGCGCTGGGGGCGGTGCTGATCGAGCCCTGGGGTGAGCCGCGCCTGTTCGATCTGACTGCGAGCCGACGATTGGCGCTGGCGGCGGAGGGGGCCGGCGTCACGACGGTGCTGCTGCGTGCGAGCGCCCGGCAGGATGCCAGCGCCGCCCGGACCCGCTGGTTGGTGCGCGCCCTGCCGTCGCGGGCCCTGGAGGCCAATGCGCCGGGCGATCCGGCTTTCAGTCTCAGGCTGCTGCGCGATCGCGGCGGCCTGGGCGAGCGTGAGTGGCGTGTGGAGTGGAACCGTGACCGACAATCTTTCCATGAGAGAGCCGCCTTCCAAGAGAGACCCGCCTTCCATGAGAGAGCCGGCAGCCAGGGAAGAGCACAGGATGCCGCGCCGCTATCTCGCCCTCTGGTTCCCCTTCCTGCCGACGGACCGGCTGCGGAGGGAGCGCGGGGTCCCGGCTTCCGGCGGGCGGGGTGA